The following nucleotide sequence is from Rattus norvegicus strain BN/NHsdMcwi chromosome 13, GRCr8, whole genome shotgun sequence.
CGCTATGATATCGAAGCCAAATGCCTCCACAACACGAGAGAGGTAGGCCCTGGAGAGGGTGCGGAtgaggcagcctgggctggctGCGGTGGGCATTGGTATGGCCCGCCTGTTTCTAGGGGGCCTCGCAGGCAGGCAGTCTCTCAgcatgaaagtttagttttccaCCCTAATGCCATAGGCCTGGAGATGGGCAGGAAGGATAGCAACACGTGAAAAGAACAGACTTCCTCCCCACCAGCCACGTGAATGCTTCAGAAGCTGCCGGCTTCCCTCACCCACACAAGTAATCAGATGTCTGTTAATGACATCTTACGTTTGTGAAGGGCTTTCAAGTGTGTTGAGTCCTTTGATCCTCCCTACTTGCCTGTGGGGGACATGGGGGCTATTACCTGACCCTGACAAATGAGGACATCGAGGCTCACAAAGGCCTAGAACTTGCTTGGCTTCGGTCACAAAGTGGGGGTCCTAGTATGAATGCTGTGCTCTGGTTCCCACTCCGGGACCCGGCCCTTCATCATGGGGTGTGTGAGCATTAGGACCAGCCATGAGCTGCCTCTGAGCATTGGCCCAAGGTGAGAGGGCACTTCCCTACCCTGCTTGCCAGGATGTTGTGTGATGCCATCGAGCTCCAGTGTAGACCGCACCCTGGGATTATCGGGGTGTGGGATTTAGGGCTTCTCTACCTGCTGTGTCAATCAAGGCTCAGCTGCTGTGCAGGCCCCCTGGGGAGGGCTGAGTAGCAAGAGCAAGGATGGAGGACCAGAGAAAGCAGTTCACATTCCACACAAGGCTTCCAAATGGGAATAAAGGTCTATTGGTCTTTCACTCATTCGAGggttgggatggggaggggatgaggTTAACTAGTGTGCTTAGTCTGTAAAGTTCATTTAGCGTGTGTGCTGATTACTTGGAAAAGGATAGGAGATTCTGAGGACCTCAGACGGTCTGGCCTGGAGCCCGCAGGACTTGTAGGATGGTTCTAGCTGGAAGCCTAGTAGGTAGATCCACAGTAAGAGAGCTCTAGGTCTAGCATTCCTGCCACAGAGCCTGGCTCCTTCGCTCCTACAGATCAAGGACCTGAAGCTGAAGGTGCTGGACCTCCGTGGGAAGTTCAAGCGTCCACCCCTGCGCCGGGTCCGTGTCTCAGCCGACGCCATGCTCCGAGCCCTACTGGGTTCCAAACACAAGGTGTCCATGGATCTGCGGGCCAAcctcaagtctgtgaagaaagaagacacagaaaaggTGAGGACCGCTCTCCTCCGACCCACCTACTGGACTTTGCCTGCGACTTCTCAGGTTGCATCTGCAGTCTGAGGTGCTCTAGTCAGGGTGTGAATCAGAATATTCTAGAACCCGCAAGGAGGCCAGTGCTTCCAGTCTAAGGGGACAATGGGACACGAGAAAGGCCGACTGGAAATTAAAATAGACACTTGCTCCCCATATCAGTTAAGATGCGACCATTGCCTGGTCTTTTCAGCTTCTCATTGCGGTTACATGAACATGAGTACACAGAAATTGGAGAACTGAGTTCAgttacttgcctagcaagtttGTTACTCCAAGTTTGTTGGCCTCACAGTACATATCTAGAACTGACAGGCTGTGAGGAGCGAGGTGAGAAAGCAATCTATCTCTCTGGCCCAGGGAGCTTAGTGAAGACAAACAGGCCAGGCAGTTTGctgacaaaatcaaaaatgagTTGAATGAATCAGGAaaggcttcttggaggaggtgacCTTGAATTGCAGGATGTCGAGCAGGAGGGTGTTGTGGCACTTGGAGGAGCAGTTGGTCTGTCATATACTGGGAACCAGCTTTGTGACCCTATGACAGTTACCTAGAACCTCCCATCCACACACTCTGTGTTCCTGTCTGGCCTACTCATCTTGTATCACATGCTGGTCAGGATTTCTTATCTCTCTGAGGAGGTAGATTTTCTCCCATCCACTTTCTCTTGAGCTCGGGGGGCCTTTGTTGCCCCTGCAGCCTGGCGAGGCTCTGACATGTTTGTGGATTGCCCACAGGAGCGGCCAGTGGAGGTGGGAGACTGGAGGAAGAACGTGGAGGCCATGTCTGGCATGGAAGGCCGCAAGAAGATGTTCGATGCTGCCAAGTCCCCAACCTCGCAGTAGAGGTGCTTAGAGTGCTCTTCTTGGTGCCCCTCAGAATCTTGGGGCACTCAGGAGAAGGGATGGGAGGCTGACCCAACGTACAGAACTCTTAGGAGTCAGCTCTCTTGGGTTCAAGCCTACTGCAGTGTCTTCAGACACTGGGCACAGCATGCCTGTGTCAGgtctttttttgctgttgttgttcccTCATCAATAAAACTTGGGCTTGTATGTGATCGGTGGTCCTGGATCTGAGAGCATCTACATGTTCTTGATGGCAAAGACCGAACTGGAAACTGTGGGGCTAGGGGATCCTAGAAGAGCCTGAGATAGGCAAGACTCTGAGGATACAAGGTTAGATGATCCCCAAGGTCCCTCCAGCTCTAACGCTCCAAGAACCTTTCATTTGTCACTTTGGTGACAGCCTTTGCTTCCATACCCTCAAAGAAGCCTCCCCAGTCACTGCTCCCAGGGAAACAGCAGCTAAGAGAAGCTCAACCTTCCCACCCTCCAGAGAAATAGCTGCAAGAACTGCCAAAGCAGCAGAATGGGGCCATAACAAGTCCTGCTGTGGCCTGAGGAGGGGAGGTGTAATAGGCAGGTCTGCAGGCAGCGCAGAGTCAACTTCAGCACAGAGCAGATCTCAGCTAGTGATAGGTGAGGGTTCACATAtgaaggggaagggctgaggtGCAAAGGTCAGCTGTGGGAGGGAGTTGGTCTGGAAGATGGCCAGGACAGGCTGGAGGGAAGGAGCTAGAGAGGGAGGGAGCTTGGGCTCCGGACAGAGCAGTCCCATGGGTGGTATAAGGGAGAAGCCCCAGGGACTACAGGGATTGTGTGTGCTGTGCGTCAGTCCATACCTAAACAGCACACATCATTGGGATCTATCTGATAGCGTCTCCTCTTTTGTCCTGACAGGTCGGCTTGCTGAATGGCACTCTGGGTCACGCTTTGGTCCCCTTCCAGCCCCACTCACCTATCCTTCTGCCCATGCCTGgagcccttcctccctccagctcTACTATGCCCACCTTTGAAGCCAGGATGAGTGcacacagaggggaagagagacgCTGGTGCCTGAGACCTCATTCCGGCAGTGTGGGCTTACAGTACCCACCGGGCATGCTGGGGTTATCCAGACACCCCAAGGGGCCCTAGgctgaggagggaggcagagagaatgccTTCGCAGCAGCCCCATATTGCTTCCCTCCACTTCTGTTGCTATCTGCAGTGTTCCCAAGTTCTCCATTAAAAAAATCCAGGGTATGAGGAGTCTGTGGAAAGTGATTTGGGGACTCTGGCCTCCAGCCAGAGGAGTTCAAGCTCAGAATAGAAATTTAAGGGTTTGGCGGCTGCTTACTAATGTGCCCCAAACAAGTCTTCCTTCCAAGTCACAACGATATCACACACTCTCATCATCCAAAGCCTGGATCTCAGAGGACCGCTGAGTCCTACCCTAAGACTCCAGCTGTCAGAGAGGCGACCCATTAAGTGTCATATCCCACCTGATCTCCCTAACCTCCACAAACATGGACCATCTGGTGCCTTCGCATGTACCTAACTGTTGTGGGCCAAGAGGTCAAGGTGCTCACCGGCTCTCATCTGGTCTGCAGGGCCCAGGGCCTGAGAGTCTTTACACTCCAGTCTCAGGAGGGGCATACTGCAGTTCCACATCCGGCCACCAGGGGGCGTCCACCTTCATCTCTGGCACCATGGCTGCTAGGGTTCTAAGTCTTGCACTTCTGAATTACTTCCTCTCTTCAGAGGCGGAAGGAGGAGCATTTCCTGAGGCCTCTGCATAGACCTTCTGCCTTTTCCCAAAGGGCAATAGTGTGTCAGGGACCCCAGTCTCCCTTCACACTCCTGTCAAAGTCAAACATTCTGCCAGGTGTCTAGTTCACCTAGTGGTCTGACCTTTGGGTCAATCCCTTTTTCTACTTCACTAATGTTCCGGCCCAAAACCCAACAGGGGTTTAAGccaggagatgggatgggggcagTCCTGTGTCCTCAAGTTGCACCTCCACCCCCCAAAGGAACAGAGAGCAAAATTCAGGGCCAGAGTGAAACTTGACTTTTTAGGGTGGTGCCAATGACAGTTCCAGAGCTAAGACACCAGGGCAGTGACTGGCCCCCAGGACTAATCCCAGCAGACTCACTCACCTGCCCCTGGAATTACCCCTCTCTACCCTCTGATCTCCGCTTATTGTCTGTCACGAATGCCAGGCTGGGGCAAAGTGCAGCATTGGTACAGCCTGAGACAGGCACGCTCAGCCTGCCTGTGGCAGTGGGGACAAGCAGCTTGAGGTGCATTAGGAAAGGCGGCGCCTAGCACAGGGTTTTTGCTACAAGCTCATCAGTAGACAGGGATGAGCAAAGAGCTTGCCTACCGTGCACCGTGTGTGCCTGCAGTTATAGCTACACCCAGACACACGtgcgtgcgtgtacacacacacacacacacacacacacacacacacacacacacacacagagagagagagagagagagagagagagagagagagagagagagagagagagaaagagctagGGAACCTGACAGGGCTGGTTCATGCCACAGAGCATAGGGTGAGGTTTCGTGCCTGGGCAGCCTAGAAACCCACCCTTCCCTGCCTCACGGGCTCCTTCCTCCCGGCTGGCTTGGCTCCAAAGCATGCCTCCGTGTTTTGTCTCTTCCTAGCCCTTTGATAGAACCAGGCCTTAAGTTCCTGAGGCAAATCTCAGACTGCCAGTAGACTGTTAACCTAGGGACTGGGGTCTCCACCCTACCCTTAAAGAGGTAGGAGACCAGCCCCAATCCTGACTCAAAGCAAACATGGGATACAGAGGGctgctgggaggtgggggtggggcactcaGCACACCCAAGCCTATGGCTCTCTGGGAGAGGGCAGAGGACCTGTGCAGAGGACTCCAGAAGGTCACCAGCCCCATTCTTCTGCTTTGGtgccctgagccatctccttgagGATGGACTAGGGCTCAGACAGATACCCACACTCATCTGGGGAAGACTGAGCCCTTGCATGGCAAGGAGAAGGTGGGCTTCAGCATGGGGAGGACTCTGGGAAGAGCTCTTTGTAGCCCAGGGCTGGGCCTGGGGTGGAAAGCGAATCTATAAAGTCCTGATTCTGCA
It contains:
- the Tnni1 gene encoding troponin I, slow skeletal muscle, with product MPEVERKSKITASRKLMLKSLMLAKAKECWEQEHEEREAEKVRYLSERIPTLQTRGLSLSALQDLCRELHAKVEVVDEERYDIEAKCLHNTREIKDLKLKVLDLRGKFKRPPLRRVRVSADAMLRALLGSKHKVSMDLRANLKSVKKEDTEKERPVEVGDWRKNVEAMSGMEGRKKMFDAAKSPTSQ